Part of the Virgibacillus necropolis genome, TTTCACCCCTTGTCTTTTAACCCTATTTAACTGTTCATTAGTAATACCATGTGCATGGTGAAGAACGTCAAGATGTGCGTCTAGCGTCATCCCGATTCCATCTGCGCCGGCTACATGAGCACCGATTTGCTTGCCGGTTTGGTGATAGATTTTTACTATTTTCTTTAATTCATCGGCGGTATAAATAATTTCACCAGCTCGAGGAACTACATCCGCGGTAAAATTAGCTGGTGTCGCATTGATGAAAATATTCTCCCCGGGATAATCACTTCGCCTGGCCATTTCTTTTACCAAAAGGAAGTTTGATAGATCCGTTTGTTTCACGGGAATTGATTTCGTAACAGACGTAAAGTGTGCTAATTGTTCGAAGCCAATGGATATGCTCGTAGCTGCGAATGAAATGTCTAGTGGAACGTCTTTGATCACTTCTCGATAGTCATCAATTGAAAAGTCACACATTGGGTGGCCGCAAATCTGTTCACCAAGAGCAGTTATTCCTGATGATAAAGCGTGGAGCAGGATTGATTTTCCTGCTAGAAAATGTGTTTCTTTTGTAACGGGATATAAAGAAGTAGGTGCAAACTCTAATAAATGTGTGTGACAGTCCACTAATGATGGTGTGATTACATGATCGGAACAATCAATAACTCCCATTTCAGCGTATTTATTGTATATATTAGTCCAATCCCCAACCTCGACAATTTTTCCATCTGCAACTACTATGGATCCATCGTAAACAGTCCCCTGATCACTTATGGTTATGATTTTTTTACCACGAATTATATAAGCATTATTCATTCTTACACCACCAAAAATGGAGTTAGTAAATAACCAAGAATACAAGCGGTAGCGACTCGGATTATTAGTCCTACCACAGCGGCTACAAGTGCTTCTCTTTCATGTAAATCAGATGTTTCTTTCCATGTAGCAGGTATTTGACCGAATATTACAGATAGTGGGAGACCGGAATTTGCCAAAATAAATGAACCAACGATTAGGCGGGGATCAATAGAAGTAGCTAAATCAGCTAATTGAGCAACAGCAAGAGTCGGTGCGGCTAGAATAGAGACAATACCTGTAGATGGTTCAATGCTAATCAGTGTTAAAATGGATGCTAGGCTCGATTCAATTGGATCCCATATTCCTATATATTTTAAAACACCTATGAAGAAAAATACGACAGCCACAGCAGGAATAATAATTAAAAATAGTAACTCAGTTCCTTCTTTTGCAGAAGAAAAAATTGTATTCATGAATTTCGTATTCGGCGTGAATCGAGGAAGCTCACCCAGTGAAACGCTCCTAGTGTTCCGATAAATCGTTTTGGATAAAATGAATGGGACAACAATGATTGGTAGAAAAATCCCTAAAATCACGAGTGGAAATGCATTAATATTGAATACGGCTAATGCGATGAGTCCTAAAACAAATGTAGCAAAGGATTGAGGCGATTGAATCATCGTAGCTACAGCAATTTTTTGTTCATCTCTCGTTGCCTTTGCTTTAACAAGGATTGGCCCGGCAATTTGTCCAGCAGCATTAATATCTCCTAGGATATTATAAACACTCGGAATAATGACAGATGGATTTATTCTGAACAATTTCATAATAGGGACTAAGATCCGTATTAAGCCATCGGTGAATCCCAGCCGTTCCAACATACGTCCCATGATGACGCTGACGATAATTGCAATACCGACTTCACCGGTCAAAAATACATCTACTACTATTGGTTTGACCTCATTTATAATGGTATCAAATAAAGAAGATAGTGAATTTGGCGCAAAGAATAGTAGGGCAAGTGAAATAAGAACTAACAAAATACCAATTACTTCATAATAATGCCATTTCGACCGATTAGAAGGAACATTTGATTGTGTCTCCTGTTTATCTTCCATAAAAACTCCCCCAACCTACTTTTTTATAGAATATGAAGGAAGGAGAAAATGTGTGTTTGCCTATAGTGTAAATTAATTAGTAGAGCGTCTTTTTAACAAAAAAGACGTTTTTAAAATTTTTTTAATTTTAGATGCCACCTAACAGGGTACTTTATTCGATTATAGTATGAAGGACTATTTTATGATTAAGGGTGGAGAATATGAATTACATCAAACAACTGAACGCTTTTCATTTAAAGATTGATTTGGAACCACTATCTGTAAACGCAAGGTCACTATGGTATACCTTGACAGACATCAATAATCGGCTTGGCTGGAGAGAGGAATTTACTGTTGCGGCATCCAAACTAAGGGAGAAAGCTGGATTAACGGATAGCGGGTTTAAACGTGCACGCAAGGAGTTAGAGGACAATGGGTTTATTCAGATGACATCCAGAGGTGGCAATCAATTGGCAATCTATAAAATGGTTTGTTTGTACAACGATATGACTGGAAAAGTGGACTACATAGAGGAAACTGGTCTACAGCATGAGCAAAAGGCAACCAATAACGTGACCCATAATGTGGACCACAAATTGACCCCATTAATAAAACCTAAACAAAAAGATAAACAAAACAATACAACAACTACAGATGACGCGATTGTATTCTTCCAAGAAAATTTTGGTGCGATTACGCCATACGTCGCTAACGATATGATTAATTGGGTTAACGATCTAGGTGAACCTTTAATTTTGGATGCAATGAAACGAGCGTTAGAACGAGGAAAAGCGAATTGGGGATATGTTAAAGGCATTCTGCAGGCGTGGGTAAAGAAGGGAATTACTAGTGTTGCTGCGGCACAATCTGAAGAAGTGGAATTTCGTAGGGAAAAGGAAGGGCGGAAAGGATCACGCTCGTTTACTTCTAGAACTACTCCTGAGGAAATTGTTCCAGATTGGTTTACAGAGCAGAAGAGACAAGAAAAGTTGAAAAGGAAGGAAAAAGAAGCGATAGGGAAGGAGTGGGATTCGGTTGTAGATCAAGCAGAGGAGGCGAGAATTTTGGCGAAGCTTGAAAAGTGGAGAATGGCTGAGTGAAGGGTGGAGGGTTTGTTTGCGTGTGGAGACTAGTAATAGTTACTAGTCTCTCAATTTAAAAGTAAATAACTATTTTTAATATATAAAAATATACTAAAAATCTAAAAACTACAAAAACTGAAGAAAAAATGAGAATACACAAGATAATCTGGAGAATAATTGTTATTTCAGTGTATTTTTAGGGTTTACAATGAAAATGCTTTCAATTATGGTTTATTAAATGTTTGATTAGTAAGTAAACTTTACTAACTCAATTAAAGATCTGTTCAACTACTTTTCTTTAGAAACTAGATGGTTAAATAAATTTAGGGAGCCTGTTAAATGCAGAAAGGAAATGCTGCTTACATAAAAAAAATGAATCAAAAGTTGATACTTAAATACGTTATGAACGAACAATCTAGCTCGCGTGCTACTATTTCTAAAAAGTTAGCACTTAGTAAGCCAACAGTTTCCACACTTGTTGATCAGTTGTTGGAAGAAGGTTGGATATTTGAAACTGGGAATGGTGAAGCATCCACTAATGGCGGACGGAAACCTGTTAATTTAATGTTTAATCCACAAAAAAGCTATATTATCGGAATAGATATTGGTGGCACAAATGTAGCATTAGGGATTACTGATTTGAATGGTAAGGTTTATGCCTATCGAGATTTTCCGACACAAGTAAATTTAGAACATCATTTATTTGATGAAATTAAACAAAGTGTAGAGTCTATGAAATGGGAATTAGGGATTGACGAATCAAAAATTCTAGGTGTGGGGGCAGGGGTTCCTGGTATAACAAATGTTAAGGAAGGAACTGTCAAAGAAGCACCGGCATTAAAGTGGAAGGACTTTCCCATACGTGCAAGATTAAAAGAAATCTTTAATCTGCCAATATACATCGATAATGATGTAAATATCAATGCGCTGGGTGAACATTGGAAAGGTGTAGGGAGAGATAAAAAGAACTTAATTTACATTGCGATTGGTACTGGAATAGGTAGCGGTATTATGATAAACGGAAAGTTATATCGTGGCAGTAATTATAGTGCAGGTGAAATTGGTTATCTTGTAACAGATAGGGTGCATGCTGAGAATTATCACCCTGTGTATGCTGGATATGGTTTCTTGGAAAGTGTTGCAAGTGGTTCCTCGATTGGGAATCAATTATCAGAACGACTAGGAAGAACAGTTTCAGCAAAAGAGGCTTTTGATTTGTATCAAATACAGGATCAAGCTGCTTTGGAAGTAGTTAATTTTGCCATTGAAAACTTGGCTTTAGGTATTGCGAATTATGTTTCACTTTTTGATCCTGAATTAATTATTTTAGGGGGTGGTGTCAGCGGGTCATATTCCATTATTCATAAACAGATGGTAGACATCATGAAAAGATATACTCCAAAAGAATGTGAAATAGTACCAACAATGTTTGGAAAGGAAGCAGGGGTTATCGGGGCAGTAGCATTATTTTTAAAGGAGTTTGATACATTAATTGATATTTAAAACAAGGGGGTAAAGGATTTATGTGTTTTATTAAAAAGTCGTGGGTATTTTCATTTTTACTAATTACATTCATAGGTATTACGCTCACAGGGTGTATGGCGGGTGGTTCTGGTGAGGAGAGCAGTGATGGAGCCTCAAATTCAGATTCGGGTAAAGATTTGGAAGAAAAGGTAGTTGTCTATTCTCCACATGGTAAAGACATTTTAAGCGAATTTGAAAAACTATTTGAAGCAGAATACGATGTCGATATGGAATTTTTAGATATGGGTTCTCAAGAGATATTAGACCGTGTCCGCTCTGAGAAAAATAATACTCAAGCAGATATCTGGTGGGGAGCACCTCAAGTGAATTTTGATCAAGCAAAAGATGATGGTCTACTTGCAGAATATAAACCTACTTATGCTGATGCATTAGATGACATGTATCATGATGAGGACTGGATGTGGTCGGGAACGTCTATCACACCGGAAGTAATTCTTTATAATACAAAAGAAATATCAGCAGAAGAAGCGCCAAAGGATTGGGATGACCTTCTTGACCCTAAATGGGAAGATGAAATTATTATTCGTTATCCATTGGCCTCAGGTACAATGCGCACCATATACTCGGCAATGATTTATCGTACGTATAAGGATACACAAAGTCCTGAAGAAGGGTATGAGTGGTTACAAAAGCTTGATGAAAACACAAAAGAATATTCTGCAAACCCAGAAATTATGTACAATCAGGTGGCAAAGGGTGTTGGTTCATTATCTGTTTGGAATATGCCAGATACGGTAATGTTGGCTGAAGAAAAAGGTTATCCTTTCGACTATGTAATTCCTGAAAGTGGAACACCAGTATTGACAGAGGGTATTGCAATTGTTAAAGATGCTCCACATCCAAAGGCAGCGAAAGCCTTTTATGAGTTTGTAAATACGAAGAAGGCTGCAAAACTACTTGCGGAAAAGTATTATCGTATTCCTACTCGTGAGGATATAGAGGATTTACCAGAATGGATCACAGAAACAGAAATTAAACCAATGGAAATAGATTGGGCTTTATTCCAGGAGAAATCTCCAAAATGGATGGAATATTGGGATAATAAAATTAAAAACACGGAAAAAGATAAGAGCGAAGAATAGAAATTTTT contains:
- a CDS encoding amidohydrolase family protein, with the protein product MNNAYIIRGKKIITISDQGTVYDGSIVVADGKIVEVGDWTNIYNKYAEMGVIDCSDHVITPSLVDCHTHLLEFAPTSLYPVTKETHFLAGKSILLHALSSGITALGEQICGHPMCDFSIDDYREVIKDVPLDISFAATSISIGFEQLAHFTSVTKSIPVKQTDLSNFLLVKEMARRSDYPGENIFINATPANFTADVVPRAGEIIYTADELKKIVKIYHQTGKQIGAHVAGADGIGMTLDAHLDVLHHAHGITNEQLNRVKRQGVKIVATPMGGTHLEPNSPENILKITQKNVPVSIATDAYLPPYPSINWLPFQNQELKGPDMLMLIAQPAMQLLKENGYDENETLALITANPASILRKDKEFGRLIKGMDANFLITDGIPGLEISDIKKIHKVYFRGRKVIDRTL
- a CDS encoding DnaD domain-containing protein, giving the protein MNYIKQLNAFHLKIDLEPLSVNARSLWYTLTDINNRLGWREEFTVAASKLREKAGLTDSGFKRARKELEDNGFIQMTSRGGNQLAIYKMVCLYNDMTGKVDYIEETGLQHEQKATNNVTHNVDHKLTPLIKPKQKDKQNNTTTTDDAIVFFQENFGAITPYVANDMINWVNDLGEPLILDAMKRALERGKANWGYVKGILQAWVKKGITSVAAAQSEEVEFRREKEGRKGSRSFTSRTTPEEIVPDWFTEQKRQEKLKRKEKEAIGKEWDSVVDQAEEARILAKLEKWRMAE
- a CDS encoding ROK family transcriptional regulator, translated to MQKGNAAYIKKMNQKLILKYVMNEQSSSRATISKKLALSKPTVSTLVDQLLEEGWIFETGNGEASTNGGRKPVNLMFNPQKSYIIGIDIGGTNVALGITDLNGKVYAYRDFPTQVNLEHHLFDEIKQSVESMKWELGIDESKILGVGAGVPGITNVKEGTVKEAPALKWKDFPIRARLKEIFNLPIYIDNDVNINALGEHWKGVGRDKKNLIYIAIGTGIGSGIMINGKLYRGSNYSAGEIGYLVTDRVHAENYHPVYAGYGFLESVASGSSIGNQLSERLGRTVSAKEAFDLYQIQDQAALEVVNFAIENLALGIANYVSLFDPELIILGGGVSGSYSIIHKQMVDIMKRYTPKECEIVPTMFGKEAGVIGAVALFLKEFDTLIDI
- a CDS encoding extracellular solute-binding protein: MCFIKKSWVFSFLLITFIGITLTGCMAGGSGEESSDGASNSDSGKDLEEKVVVYSPHGKDILSEFEKLFEAEYDVDMEFLDMGSQEILDRVRSEKNNTQADIWWGAPQVNFDQAKDDGLLAEYKPTYADALDDMYHDEDWMWSGTSITPEVILYNTKEISAEEAPKDWDDLLDPKWEDEIIIRYPLASGTMRTIYSAMIYRTYKDTQSPEEGYEWLQKLDENTKEYSANPEIMYNQVAKGVGSLSVWNMPDTVMLAEEKGYPFDYVIPESGTPVLTEGIAIVKDAPHPKAAKAFYEFVNTKKAAKLLAEKYYRIPTREDIEDLPEWITETEIKPMEIDWALFQEKSPKWMEYWDNKIKNTEKDKSEE